The Magallana gigas chromosome 6, xbMagGiga1.1, whole genome shotgun sequence genome includes the window ggcaaaaaatgtgcaattttggatgaaaaattacattttcaaaatttaattcagtaaacatgaacaaaagctccaggtggATTTGAACTCacgatctgcggttcagaaggcCAGTACTGCAACCACTGAGCTTTGACGATATATAACCAaatcaaacaatataaaaagtttaacaaaacatttaaatcgccaccTTGTGacatagtgtcttaaaaagtataagtgtaggtgtagtgaggtaccttaatcaAAATTACCAAtaaactaaatgaaaaaaaattaaaatgtttagagGAAAGtaagatttgtaaaaaaaaaaaaaaaaattgaagagatCTGAATTTACCAATGGTAATAGAGAATAACCTcacaaaatttttacaaaatcttttgtaGATTGGGAGGCTGTTGTTAAATTGTCTGATGACTTCAATGGAGCAGATCTCAGGAATGTTTGCACTGAAGCAGGTAGGGTCCATTTTCTTACAGTTCCTCTGAACAAACCTAAACTGCTGGCTGCTGGCTTTCTTTTCCTgtatatttaattcaaaattctatttaacaTTTTAGGAATGTTTGCCATTAGAGCTGAGCGAGATTATGTGATAGAAGAAGACTTTATGAAAGCAGTGAGGAAAGTTGCAGATAATAAGAAACTGGAAACAAAGCTGGATTATAAGCCTGTGTAAATTGACTGTAGAAACATGGACCTATAGCCTTTCATTGGCATTTGtgtttaaaagttataaaaaaacttaaatattaaaatgtaaaattaaaagaaaatttgtgTGGTAATGTGGTAGAGTCAGAAATATGGCATTCCTACAAGCACTGGCTTGTTGGTTAACCATTTCACTAAATCAGTTGAGTGCTTGATTGGTATACCCCGGATAAAACCCCAGTGGAGGCAATATTGGTCTGTgataccattaaaaaaaatgttgaaaatgtatgtACTTGGCAAAATAAGTGTTATATCTTTATGAACTAAACACTGCTCCCTccaaaaaaaaggggaaaaaatggCAAGGATTGATTGTCATAGGCCTTACAGTGCTGAAAAAAGATGCATGCATAATCGAGACAAAACCTTAAAATTTATAGCCAAAGAGTTTTAGAAAAGAGCCATTGACTCATTTTTAATCCAACACAAAAAGAATCAGCTATATATCCAGTGTTGTTGGCACAGAGTGAAAGATAACAGACATGAAAAGCTCTCAGAAAATGGTGAAGCTAAAGCCATATCATGACCAACTGAATAGCAGAGTCACTCTCTGTTTATGAAAATGATGGATGTACATTATAGTAACATCCCTTATTGATCAAACCAGTCTCCAATACACTCACTGGCTGTAGGCTAATTTATAATTTAgttctaaaatattattttcaatctaCCAATGGGAAAGCCATGACCCATGGTAGGTGACAGTATGCTAAACTGGTTGTCACATGGTTTTTAATGATGAAGTACTAACAAGAAAAGCCATATCTTTAAgcatatgaatttatttttggtaaaatagtATAACAATAAATACCGGTACTGATTATATATTTGCAGACCAAGGTATGTCATCAATATGATaaacaaatgcaattaatgAAAACAGCCCCTGAGAGAGGAATATTGGTAATATCattgatatttcaaaaaagCCTATCTCATAAAATGGTAAAATAATGAAACACACTCTGTAAAATAGAAAACAGCAGATTTGTTCATAATGGAGAAATCTCACACACTAGATTGTCTGAGGTAATGGCTGTGGTCACGTAGATAACATTACGAAGCTGTCATCATGTGAGGGCTCAGGATCCTCTGTGAACTTGCGTTTTAACATTCCtaatcaaaaagaaaacaacatgtGAAACTATTCACATTTTTCATAGCAgtaatcattgttttaaaataacatctgttggcatattccatgatgtttttatcattgaaaatatatCAGCAGAGCAATTgcagtttataatgctatgatCACTGGAAAATGCtgtttttacattttctgtTCTTATTTGGTTTTGGATTTAAGGAGTTATGATTGCAACTGACTGttgtatgaaaaatataaagagaGAATACACTAGGTATGCAACCAATGCAGTCAGAATGGGATACACTTACCACTCTCTAATGGGGTATAACTGTGTTCAAAACTTAATTTGGCCCTGTACATAGGCTCATACtcctaaaaataaaaccatgcaaacaattcagttttaattttgtaataaatgtatGTAAGTGTATGACAATGTAAATAAACTAGACATTGTTGAGATGGGTACGGTCTCAAAGGGCCCCACTTAAatacgcggctatgttaaggctgcccgattaatttcaaagtgatatgtagaaagtcacttgtctgtacttcataagatatgacgtcatagttaactttgacgtcacgatcagcattcctttcgatcgttcttagggaatgtattgtaacgtaataagtgatattcattgtgcataataaaatcgcttcattcctttacatagacactgttgtaaTTACTAGTGATACTCaattcaatatcaccgatatggagTGTAAAAAAATcagcagttttaaagcttcgtaataggtactgtggtttcatcaatattcgttgaataccaattttcgtggatttcgttgtttagttgatccaagaaattaaatgttcctcgaaatgcaatttctattaacattttgtattgataaggtcattggccacgaatttacctatccttgaaactgtgattttcacttcatccacgaaaattgatacccttgaaaattaatgaaaccacagtaaataactattcataaactaatggttttgagactccccctgttacgtgtaatctaatgaatggtgatatgtatatgcatataaaaaacggcttggcgcaagtgaaagataaaaacaattttagtatattttacgtgaaatcaggagagaaaatatatcaatgtgaatcttgctgggggaaacctaccgattgacccgattttgtgtaaatcaagcctaaaaggtaaaaatgtgcctaatttcgatgtcagtgcgaaatgttttgacaatatttcaaataaacgaaatatttatatgaacccccagcaagaactgcaaaaaatattacttatcgaaggatttgtcataaaatatttttgatttaatgtcattattcacttgcaccgatgcgatttttattgattatttaccGTGTTTGAATACACCCGTCAtgtgcttaagaaaaatatatgacgtcataaaaatacatcaaataccGGTATCGTTTTGGATGtcactgttaatttatgtaataaaagtttgaagaaactcgctcggttaaagtatttttcgataattaaaagagtatcatttttcgatatatatttagcttcgaacagccttaacatagccgcatAATGGAAAATACAATGAAAAGCATTTCAAAGGATTTTGCTTTGCTTTGCCCTTGACTTAGAAATTTTCCATTTGGCAGAGTTATTTAATTCAAGCTAAATGCCTCTAACCAACAGGATTTTTTGGTTTAATCTGAGCAAAATATGCCTGTGGGAAATAATTTCCGACTGAAACTGGATTTTAAGAGATCTGCTGTGACcttcaaattttacttttaaacttggttcaaggtcacttcCACACCCTTAACTCAAAAGCTCTATTTATATGACAAGGCTGTGTCAATCAGAGGTGCCAGATAGGGCtaaggggaaaaaaattaaagtgggGTGGTCTCATGTGACCGTGGCCCTTGACTTTGAAACATCATTAAATTTTGGTTCAAAGTTAGGAAGTTTGGGGCAGTAAAACTTAGTCATAGGACCTGCCTCAAAACCTTTTAgcaatattttattcaacaagATCGAATGGGATTAGGCAGCAAGCACAGCTTACAGGTATTTTAGCCTTCTCCCTTAATCAAGGTCAAAATGGgcatattaaatatatacaactcagagtaagaaaacaaattaaaaaagaaaaaaatatttctgatactGATTTAAAAAGACAAAGTAAGACTGCTTCAAATATTTTAGCATTGATATTAAGTCCATAGGTAAGCTAAAATGGATTGACATAAAAAACTTAAAGAAACATCTggcatgtaaaattgttaaatgacTTACATGTAGTTGTTGAACAAATCCTTCATTAGGATGAATACAAAATCTCTTCTGTTGAACATACACAAATGCATCTCTAGGAAAAAAAATCCATCATTCACTTGCATTATTAATTAGATGGACATGATTTTATGTATTGGGTTCTTTTGAATTTTACCAATAACTGTTATTCAGGAAAATGTTCATGTCGTTGTGTGTAAAGGCATATAAACACATTAACAGTGTATGTATCTACATAAcccaaacaagatatctgtgagccaatgctcactagtgatacccccgctctgatgtgaataatTATGCAAAATAAGTCGActtttaacaggaagttgacatccaattggtacaaaaatacatcccacaatatggcatgcctatacaaatagtgtgttaaaatttcaagcatctgcttCTGCATCtgcagttgctgagaaatctttgacgaaatttgtttgaaaatttaggctaaaaataaacaaaatcgtcatttaaaaggaagttgatgtccaattggtacaaaaatatatccaacgatatggcatgcctatacaaatacatgtagtgtgttaaaatttcaagcatctgcaataaatagttgctgagaaatttttgacagaaatttgtttgaaaatttaggctgaaaataaacaaaatcgtcatttaacaggaagttgacttccgattggtacaaaaatatatcccacaatatggcatgcctaaacaaatagtgctttaaaatttcaagcatctgcaattaccgtaatagttgctgagaaaaatgcgacagaaatttttgttaccgacgggcagacagacagacggatgggcagacacacaagggtaaaacagtatacccccttctccttcggagcgggggtataagaAGGAGAAGGGGGTATAATTACAAAGAATGAAATTTtggtgcatgtacatgtattcttgaTTAGCATGCTTTTTTTTATACCTGTAAGATAGGCCATATTTTTCCATGATGTAAGCTATCACAAGAGATGCACTGAAATATATGAGATCATAATGGAAACAATTAGACAAATTCTGTTTACCAgtctaaaatgtttattttcaattcaccatttagagatatctgagtaatctGCAGGTATTTAGTCATAATTTACCTGCGAGACATTCCAGCATTTCCATGAACCAATACTTTTCCATTTCTTGCTAAACTGTCTTCTATAAATGCCTTTACCTGTGGAAAATTATTGTTGAAATAAACATATGATGCATGTAATAGAGTTAatattcattacatgtatttaagttaaatatatatatacggtACTGGAAACATTTTCTTCGACAAAATTCTTATTGATTCCTCGTGGTTcttggtacatgtaccagtataaattaattaatggcTTACCTGTCCCAATAACAAACCCCCTTTCTATTACATAAAAAGTCTTTATCATGTTGCCAGGTGATAAAAGATAATTCAAAAGAACTTTCTAACTTGAATACTTGTACATTATTACACACATGTATTAGGGAAacgaaaaattttatttgatagagTTGATGGTCATGGAGTCAGTGAGCCCATGATGCTCCTAAGAGTACATTATCTCTGAAATTGTTATCATATAGAAAACAATGGAGAGTTAGGCATCATTCTTACCTGTGGaaagtattaaataatattctCAGCACGTatagaaacaagaggcccacgggccttgatggtcacctgagtaccaaaACCGTTACGGGccatgaaattcataatttaggtagaggacttcatggacatcataaccatgcatttagttttcaaatatgtatgggagtagagaaggaaattctctaaaatttaataaattttaactatatcgccatattggccccaccgtagggtctgaacccctgactcaggagccatgaatttcaaaattttggtagagggcttcatggacatcataaccatatGCATAGTTATTTCCCCACATGTATGGGAGAAGAGAAGTGtcacattaaaattcatcattgtatatatttagtttCGTATTTTAACTTAACCACATATCCCGTGGTGAGCCCCTTAGTGTTTTAGTCTTACGTTTGTAAATACCCATATTGAACCTCAGTTCACCGGGCCTTAAACCCGCCAGTCCGTGCAGTATCAGTTTGGACGCGGCAGTCCAGAGGGAAGGACGTTCTTATACTTCTCTCGTGCATACCATCCAGTCACTATgcattttgttaatataaatagCTGTGTGCTAACTCTGAAGTGAACCTGGTACTGGCTTTTTCTGAGGTGAGGTTTAttaattgtcaattttatcGTCATTTCGTTCATTACTGTTCTAAAACACCCAGTCATGGTATTCCAATCGTTTTTATGCTTAtttgttacgtttgaatttaaaTGTCTATGTTTAGATACACGTGTTTGAATCTATTATAAGTATGGCGGACTATTATGGTCATATTCCTTTTGTAGTAATGAGTAGTATTATGCAACACTGCATTTAAGTAATTGAGTTAGTATTTTGTGAGTGTAAAAGCTAACATGCTTTATAGTAAGTCTTCTGTAAGACTGTATATCAGTATTTTGTGTGTAATAAGCGTCTATGCTAAGTGTGTCATTCATGACCGTATAGCCTGTAAGTAAAGTATGGTGCGTATTGGTGTAAAAGCCACAGTTGCTTTTGTCGTGTACTTAATGTGTTTGTGTACTATGTTGGCGCAGGTCCCTTGTTCCATCTATGGTGTAAACCACTTTCATCGATGGTGGCCGAATATTGGTGACGTCTTGTGTAGACTAAGTGGCCAGTAAAGAACATTGTCCCTTGGAGGACCTCACCAGTCCATTCGTGTCAAGACCAAGTGGCAATAGACAACAGTGGAGGACCTTACCAGTTCCCATACTAGGACAATTACTTTCAATGTGTATCAATTCAAactatattaaatatgtaaaaacaatgtaaaaatattgtcttAGTCTTTGTCTtacagtaaatataaattttagttAATTCCGCTTGAAAATCTGTGACAAGaagaatatttgaaatttaattgaaaattaggCTTTTTTTgggcatatttggccccacctaTGTAGCCCCAGGGTTGGTTGAGCCTTGAGTTGTACAATTTAGATTcatcttaccatagagatgcttcatgccaaaaatggtaacaactAGACtagtagttttcaagaagaaaaatgtaaaattgttaacgcacagGCACGAGGATGGATGAAGACCAATTGCAAAAGGTCActtgagtgactcaggtgacctaaaaaatgGAAAACTAAGCGTCTGTCTTACCTGTGGAAAGTATTGAATAATATTCTCAGTGTATATGTCAGCAACATTCAAGACCAGGTACCTGTAAAAATGGGAAACCaaataatacaaaatgaaatacgttattttttttttttacaattcaacaAACTAGTGTTGATGatgttaaaattacatgtactgggTATATTCAACTTTTGTAATTAAAGTCGTTTGgtcaaaatcaaaatgttcaATGCAACTGTTCTGACTTCTACACTTCCTTTACCAATACAAGTAAATGTTCATAATCATATCACAAGAATTGGTCTATCTGCAAATCTTTAACTCATTGACCATCCTCTTACATTATGAAATGTATGtactttgcaaaataaattaaaacaaattttaaatagattatgattaaaaatgaaACCATTTCAAGAGGCCTTAGGGCCacatagctcacctgagcaacaacaATAACTTTGATCAAATCAGCTTTAtggtatcaaatttaaaatatattgacaatAAGTAGAGTAGATCTTATTAAAAAgatcttcaaaattttcttcacatACTGCATTCCTAGTAAAAACAATTCATTACTTTcaattgaaaagatttttttgtatttattcctatataaaattcAACTCCCCTTTGTGGCCCCATCCCACTCATCtggatcataatttgaataaacttaaaTCTATGGTATCTgtgaatgcttccacacaaggaTCAGTTTTC containing:
- the LOC105343012 gene encoding serine/threonine/tyrosine-interacting protein, with the protein product MEIEFPSVPPQEIVDWEYAMRREMQEIVPNLYLGPYATANKNKLGYLESIGITDIICVRHTAEANFIKPNFPEKIRYLVLNVADIYTENIIQYFPQVKAFIEDSLARNGKVLVHGNAGMSRSASLVIAYIMEKYGLSYRDAFVYVQQKRFCIHPNEGFVQQLHEYEPMYRAKLSFEHSYTPLESGMLKRKFTEDPEPSHDDSFVMLST